In Xyrauchen texanus isolate HMW12.3.18 chromosome 13, RBS_HiC_50CHRs, whole genome shotgun sequence, a single genomic region encodes these proteins:
- the LOC127653518 gene encoding inositol hexakisphosphate kinase 2-like — MSPAIEGMQTEQQRYLGKGVMLEPFVHQVGGHSCVLRFGEQTICKPLIPREHQYYKSLPAAMRKFTPQYRGVVSVSFEEDEEGNLCLIAYPLHSELGDLENMDPSADLEPKNKMKWVSKMLLDNEGYSKDRSRHSRKDKDKSMKREEELEWLQQAEVLYYSLESSNSTGPQLKHNPWSLKCHQQHLQRMKENAKHRNQYKFILLENLTWRHTVPCVLDLKMGTRQHGDDASEEKKAMQIRKCQQSTSASIGVRLCGMQVYYSDTGQLMFMNKYHGRKLTLSGFKEAIFQFFHDGRCLRRELLSPVLRRLREMQAALEDCESYRFYSSSLLIIYDGDPPRSRHSPEDGLSEEEEDEEEDEEEEEGGAFGFPHGAGAASNSNSGACSSSNSSAVVRRMARSESGPLVDVRMIDFAHTTCRHYGEDSVVHEGQDRGYIFGLENLITIISQLEDHSSD; from the exons ATGAGCCCGGCCATCGAAGGGATGCAGACAGAGCAGCAGAGGTATTTGGGGAAAGGGGTGATGCTTGAGCCATTTGTACATCAGGTGGGAGGACACTCGTGTGTACTCCGTTTCGGCGAGCAGACGATATGCAAGCCCCTCATCCCCCGGGAGCACCAGTATTACAAGAGCCTTCCTGCTGCTATGCGGAAGTTTACACCGCAGTACAGAG GTGTGGTGTCAGTAAGTTttgaggaggatgaggaaggGAATTTGTGTCTTATTGCCTACCCTCTGCACAGTGAACTTGGGGACTTGGAAAACATGGATCCCTCAGCTGACCTGGAGCCCAAAAACAAGATGAAGTGGGTCAGCAAGATGCTGCTGGACAATGAGGGCTACAGCAAGGACAGATCCAGACACTCTCGCAAGGATAAGGACAAGAG TATGAAACGCGAGGAGGAGCTGGAGTGGCTCCAGCAGGCTGAGGTTCTCTACTACAGCCTAGAGAGCAGCAATTCTACCGGCCCTCAGCTCAAGCACAACCCCTGGAGCCTCAAGTGCCACCAGCAGCACCTGCAGAGGATGAAGGAGAATGCGAAACATCGCAACCAATATA AATTTATCCTGTTAGAGAACCTGACGTGGCGCCACACAGTTCCATGCGTGCTTGATCTGAAGATGGGCACAAGGCAGCATGGGGATGACGCCTCAGAGGAAAAGAAGGCAATGCAGATCCGAAAGTGTCAGCAGAGCACATCAGCCAGCATCGGAGTCCGCCTCTGTGGCATGCAG GTGTACTATTCAGACACAGGGCAGCTCATGTTCATGAACAAGTATCACGGCCGAAAGCTGACCCTGTCTGGCTTCAAAGAGGCCATTTTTCAGTTCTTCCACGATGGTAGATGCTTAAGACGGGAGCTCCTGTCACCAGTGCTGCGGAGACTGCGAGAAATGCAAGCAGCCCTGGAGGACTGCGAAAGCTACCGATTTTACTCTAGCTCGCTGCTCATAATCTACGACGGAGATCCTCCGCGATCCCGCCACTCCCCAGAGGACGGGCTTTCAGAAGAGGAAGAagatgaggaagaggatgaggaagaagaagagggGGGTGCTTTTGGTTTCCCTCATGGTGCAGGAGCAGCTAGTAACAGCAACAGTGGTGCttgcagcagcagcaacagctcAGCTGTGGTGCGACGCATGGCCAGGTCAGAAAGCGGCCCGTTGGTGGATGTCCGCATGATTGACTTTGCCCATACCACATGTAGGCATTATGGGGAGGACAGTGTAGTCCATGAAGGCCAAGATAGAGGTTACATCTTCGGTTTGGAGAACCTCATCACCATCATTTCCCAACTTGAGGACCACAGCTCAGATTAA